From a region of the Chitinophaga caseinilytica genome:
- the pncB gene encoding nicotinate phosphoribosyltransferase: MLSSILDNDFYKFTMQQGVIRLFPYARARYRFINRGRHSFPPGFADALRKAVDDMASLQLTRKEKHFLQLTCPYLDPVYLDFLEGYRYNPEEVHISQDGDQLEVGVEGLWYRAILWEVPVMSLICELFYTLGHAERISNEAIIENTRQKIERYRHLGVTVADFGTRRRYSYKVHKLVVEALKEFGTGSFIGTSNVHLAMMFQTKPIGTHAHEWFMFHAARFGFKMSNATGLQNWVDVYRGDLGIALSDTYTTDVFLSQFDKMYSKLFDGVRHDSGDPLAFADKVIRHYRKMGIDPLSKTIIFSDGLNVEKVARIAEHCRGRIGMSFGIGTSLTNDAGPEAMNIVIKMTATSPHNGEWTEVVKLSDEPGKYTGSGEMIRQAKLVLGIDDAQNA; this comes from the coding sequence ATGCTATCTTCGATCCTCGACAACGACTTCTACAAGTTTACCATGCAGCAGGGCGTTATCCGGCTATTCCCGTACGCCCGCGCGCGTTACCGCTTCATCAACCGCGGCCGGCATTCCTTTCCGCCCGGCTTCGCCGATGCGCTCCGGAAAGCGGTAGACGATATGGCCAGCCTGCAGCTTACCCGAAAGGAAAAACACTTCCTCCAGCTCACCTGCCCTTACCTCGACCCCGTGTACCTCGATTTCCTCGAAGGCTATCGATACAACCCGGAAGAGGTACATATTTCGCAGGATGGCGATCAGCTGGAAGTGGGCGTGGAAGGACTTTGGTACCGCGCCATTTTGTGGGAAGTGCCCGTGATGTCGCTCATCTGCGAACTGTTTTACACGCTTGGCCACGCGGAAAGGATTTCCAACGAAGCCATTATCGAAAATACCCGGCAAAAAATCGAACGGTACCGGCATCTCGGCGTTACGGTAGCAGATTTCGGGACGCGGCGAAGATATTCATACAAAGTGCACAAGCTGGTGGTGGAAGCATTGAAGGAATTCGGGACGGGGTCTTTCATCGGCACCAGCAACGTTCACCTCGCTATGATGTTCCAGACAAAACCCATCGGCACGCATGCGCATGAATGGTTCATGTTCCACGCCGCCCGGTTCGGCTTCAAAATGTCGAACGCGACGGGTTTGCAGAATTGGGTGGACGTTTACCGCGGCGACCTGGGCATCGCACTGTCTGACACCTATACCACCGACGTTTTCCTCAGCCAGTTCGATAAAATGTACTCCAAACTGTTTGACGGCGTGCGGCACGATAGTGGCGACCCGCTCGCATTTGCGGACAAAGTGATCCGGCATTACAGGAAAATGGGCATCGATCCACTCAGCAAAACCATCATTTTTTCAGATGGCCTCAACGTGGAAAAAGTGGCGCGGATCGCGGAGCATTGCAGGGGCAGGATCGGAATGTCTTTCGGGATCGGGACCAGCCTCACCAACGACGCCGGCCCCGAAGCCATGAACATTGTCATCAAAATGACGGCTACCAGTCCGCATAACGGCGAATGGACCGAAGTCGTGAAACTTTCCGACGAGCCGGGCAAATATACCGGCAGCGGGGAAATGATCCGCCAGGCGAAACTGGTGCTGGGCATCGATGACGCACAAAATGCGTAA
- a CDS encoding Crp/Fnr family transcriptional regulator, producing MMDTRAFLDTHFPQFEPELKAELAEIAEIRNIPAGETLMRTGQNIRSTVLVAEGRLKLYREGRDEGEIFMYYLEPGNACALSMVCGQQQETSGVMLKAIEDSTVILVPVKFMENFMQRYKGWYNFVVETYRERFEELLTLIDHIAFRAMDERLVYYLDNQREKLGTSKLHITHSEIATDLHSSREVISRLLKKLEQQGKVKLHRQYIEML from the coding sequence ATGATGGACACACGTGCTTTTCTGGACACCCATTTTCCGCAGTTCGAACCGGAATTGAAAGCAGAACTGGCGGAAATCGCAGAGATCAGGAACATCCCCGCAGGAGAAACCCTCATGCGCACGGGCCAAAATATCCGCTCCACCGTATTGGTAGCCGAAGGCCGGCTGAAACTCTACCGCGAAGGGCGCGACGAAGGCGAGATTTTCATGTATTACCTCGAGCCCGGAAACGCCTGCGCCCTTTCCATGGTATGCGGCCAGCAGCAGGAAACCAGCGGCGTCATGCTCAAAGCCATCGAAGACAGTACCGTGATCCTCGTTCCCGTGAAATTCATGGAAAATTTCATGCAGCGATACAAGGGCTGGTATAATTTCGTAGTGGAAACTTACCGCGAACGCTTCGAAGAGCTCCTCACCCTCATCGATCACATCGCCTTCCGCGCCATGGACGAGCGCCTGGTATATTACCTCGACAACCAGCGCGAGAAACTCGGTACCTCCAAACTCCACATCACCCATAGCGAGATCGCTACAGACCTTCACTCTTCCCGCGAAGTGATCAGCCGGCTGCTGAAAAAACTAGAGCAACAGGGGAAAGTCAAACTACACCGCCAATACATCGAGATGTTGTAA
- a CDS encoding sulfite exporter TauE/SafE family protein — protein sequence MEWTGYIAAILIGISLGLTGSGGSILTMPVLVYLFRLEPALATTYSLFIVGSTSLAGAAGSYRRREISVATGLLFGISSVAAVLLTRHFLLPAIPATLFTSGSFTLSRDMAMMLLLSALMLAAARSMIRGKAQGTDAPLPGKWLLLLYGAGTGLVTGLLGAGGGFLLIPALVNLLKMPMRTAAGTSLFIIALNSLAGFAGDVGHFELQWPLLLTLSALALVGMAVGTRVSQRVSTTGLRKGFGWFVLAMAVFIIFKELNT from the coding sequence ATGGAATGGACGGGCTACATAGCGGCAATACTCATCGGCATCTCCCTGGGGCTCACGGGCAGCGGGGGTTCTATCCTCACTATGCCCGTACTCGTGTATCTTTTCAGGCTGGAACCGGCCCTGGCTACCACCTATTCCCTTTTTATCGTGGGCAGTACCAGTCTTGCCGGTGCGGCGGGCAGTTACCGGCGGCGGGAGATTTCCGTGGCCACGGGTTTGCTCTTCGGCATATCCAGCGTAGCGGCCGTGTTGCTGACCCGGCATTTTTTGCTCCCCGCCATTCCCGCAACGCTTTTCACATCCGGCAGTTTTACCCTTTCCCGCGACATGGCTATGATGTTGCTGCTTTCCGCGCTCATGCTGGCCGCTGCCAGGTCCATGATCCGTGGCAAGGCGCAGGGAACGGACGCGCCGCTTCCCGGGAAATGGCTGCTCCTGCTGTACGGCGCCGGCACCGGCCTGGTGACGGGGCTCCTGGGCGCGGGAGGCGGCTTCCTGCTCATCCCGGCGCTGGTGAACCTGCTGAAGATGCCCATGCGCACCGCTGCCGGCACCAGTCTTTTCATCATTGCGCTGAATTCGCTGGCGGGGTTCGCGGGGGACGTAGGGCATTTCGAGCTGCAATGGCCGCTGCTGCTCACGCTTTCCGCCCTGGCGCTCGTTGGCATGGCCGTGGGCACAAGGGTATCGCAACGCGTATCAACGACGGGCCTTCGCAAAGGGTTCGGCTGGTTCGTGCTGGCGATGGCCGTATTCATCATTTTTAAAGAACTCAACACATGA
- a CDS encoding YeeE/YedE family protein: protein MIAFLQQPWPWYVAGPLIGLLVPALLLTGNKTFGISSNFRHICAACAPANISFFRYNWKKESWNLIFALGILAGGFVAAQWLGNGQPASIHPALAAELSQYGVHPEAAIVPASLFGIDQIFTLRGLILMVGGGLLVGFGTRYAGGCTSGHSIMGLSSLQWPSLVATIAFMAGGFLMANLILPYLLAL from the coding sequence ATGATAGCATTTCTCCAACAACCATGGCCATGGTACGTGGCCGGGCCGCTGATCGGCCTCCTCGTGCCGGCGTTACTGCTGACGGGCAACAAAACCTTCGGCATCAGTTCCAACTTCCGGCACATCTGCGCCGCCTGCGCGCCGGCCAACATCTCCTTCTTCCGGTACAACTGGAAGAAAGAATCCTGGAACCTCATTTTCGCACTGGGCATCCTCGCCGGCGGCTTCGTTGCGGCACAGTGGCTCGGCAACGGTCAGCCTGCCAGCATCCATCCGGCGCTGGCGGCGGAATTGAGCCAATACGGGGTACATCCCGAAGCGGCGATCGTTCCGGCTTCGCTGTTCGGCATCGACCAGATTTTTACTTTGAGAGGATTGATTTTGATGGTAGGAGGCGGACTGCTCGTGGGTTTCGGTACCCGTTACGCCGGCGGCTGCACGAGCGGGCATTCGATCATGGGCCTGTCCAGCCTGCAATGGCCGTCGCTGGTGGCTACCATCGCGTTCATGGCCGGGGGCTTTCTCATGGCGAATCTCATCCTTCCCTATTTACTCGCATTATAA
- a CDS encoding DUF6691 family protein gives MKYLKYLLFGILFGIVLVKAEMISWFRIQEMFRMQSFHMYGIIGSAVATGMLSVWLIRRFNIKTIHGETVVIPDKKFNKGQIYGGLLFGLGWAMTGACPGPLFAQAGTGAAAVGVTILAAIAGTWLYGRFREKLPH, from the coding sequence ATGAAATATTTGAAATACCTTTTATTCGGCATCCTCTTCGGCATCGTGCTCGTAAAAGCGGAAATGATCAGCTGGTTCCGCATCCAGGAAATGTTCCGGATGCAATCGTTCCACATGTACGGCATCATCGGGAGCGCCGTGGCCACGGGCATGTTGTCTGTATGGCTCATCCGCCGGTTCAACATCAAAACCATCCACGGCGAAACGGTCGTGATCCCGGATAAGAAATTCAACAAAGGGCAGATTTACGGCGGTCTCCTGTTCGGCCTCGGCTGGGCCATGACGGGCGCCTGCCCCGGCCCCCTTTTCGCACAGGCCGGTACCGGCGCGGCAGCCGTGGGCGTCACCATCCTGGCAGCCATCGCGGGGACCTGGCTCTACGGCCGCTTCCGGGAGAAACTGCCACATTGA
- a CDS encoding MBL fold metallo-hydrolase encodes MKIRQFEDKALAHFSYAITGPEGTVLVDPGRDPLPYLEYAAAEGSNITGIIETHPHADFVSCHLELHKAIGATVYCSRILEATYPHTTFDNGDTISLGGGAVLKALNTPGHSPDSISIVLEENGQPTAVFTGDTLFIGDCGRPDLREKTGKVSAKREALAKDMYHSLREQLMTLPDEVVIYPAHGSGSLCGKNLSSATSATIGEQKQTNWSLQDMTEAEFVEALLSEQPFIPKYFPYDVSINRKGAEDLETALKKVPGCAQSNAVVIDARPENIFKQGHIPGAINLQDGGKFETWLGSIVTPDEPYVLLAGDATSLETLIRRTAKIGYESFIAGTGIAQGGTAITPALDVDAFRAHPENYTIVDVRNASETAAGLLFPGAIAIPLHQLRERTAEIPAGKPIVVHCAGGYRSAAGSSIVAAALPEAIVFDLGESVKTFLG; translated from the coding sequence ATGAAAATCAGACAATTCGAAGATAAAGCACTCGCACATTTCTCCTACGCCATCACGGGCCCTGAAGGCACCGTACTGGTAGATCCGGGGCGCGACCCGCTTCCTTACCTGGAATACGCTGCGGCCGAAGGTTCCAACATCACCGGCATCATCGAAACGCATCCCCATGCCGATTTCGTGAGCTGCCACCTGGAACTGCACAAGGCCATCGGCGCCACGGTCTATTGCTCCCGCATCCTCGAAGCCACTTATCCGCATACCACATTCGATAACGGCGATACCATCTCCCTCGGCGGAGGCGCCGTACTGAAGGCCCTGAACACTCCGGGCCACTCGCCAGACAGCATCAGCATCGTGCTCGAAGAAAACGGCCAACCCACCGCCGTGTTCACCGGAGACACCCTGTTCATCGGCGATTGCGGCCGGCCAGACCTCCGCGAGAAAACCGGTAAGGTTTCCGCCAAACGCGAAGCCCTTGCCAAAGACATGTACCACAGTCTCCGCGAGCAACTGATGACCCTGCCCGACGAGGTGGTAATTTACCCCGCGCACGGCTCGGGATCCCTGTGCGGAAAAAACCTGTCGTCAGCCACCAGCGCCACTATCGGCGAACAAAAACAAACGAACTGGTCGCTGCAGGATATGACGGAAGCTGAATTCGTGGAAGCCCTGCTTTCCGAGCAGCCTTTCATCCCGAAATACTTCCCGTACGACGTTTCCATCAACCGCAAAGGCGCGGAAGACCTGGAAACCGCCCTCAAAAAAGTACCCGGCTGCGCGCAGTCCAACGCCGTTGTGATCGACGCGCGCCCGGAAAACATATTCAAACAAGGCCACATTCCCGGGGCTATCAACCTGCAGGACGGCGGCAAGTTCGAAACCTGGCTGGGCAGCATCGTGACACCCGATGAGCCGTATGTGCTCCTCGCCGGCGACGCCACCAGCCTGGAAACCCTCATCCGCAGGACCGCCAAAATCGGCTACGAATCCTTCATCGCCGGTACCGGCATCGCACAGGGAGGCACAGCCATAACGCCCGCGCTGGATGTGGACGCATTCCGCGCGCATCCTGAAAACTACACGATCGTGGATGTCCGCAATGCGTCGGAAACCGCCGCAGGCCTTCTTTTCCCCGGCGCCATCGCCATTCCGTTGCATCAGCTCCGTGAAAGAACGGCAGAGATACCCGCAGGTAAACCCATCGTGGTACATTGCGCCGGCGGATACCGCAGCGCGGCCGGCAGCAGCATCGTAGCCGCGGCCCTTCCCGAAGCCATAGTATTCGATCTCGGGGAATCCGTAAAGACATTTCTGGGCTAA
- a CDS encoding acyl-CoA dehydrogenase family protein — translation MAGTLEKIRQAYRLFKSIDFDQLNKLSKKVDLQKVMEGFSKLDDKQLKGLMKMMEGGKKEKVLPEINADFYELHLRLSDEDRALQLKVREFMEREIAPIVNNYWLHDEFPHEVIPKFAELNVCGLTYQGYGCPGKSFLMEGIIAMEMGRVDASIATFFGVQSGLAMGSIYLCGSEEQKQEWLPGMQQFKTIGAFGLTEPEVGSGAAGGLTVTAQRTADGWVLNGQKKWIGNAPFADVTVIWAKDLGDGEVKGFLVRKGTPGFNVDKIKGKMALRIVQNGLITLDNCVVEEKDRLQNANSFKDTARVLQMTRAGVAWMAVGCARGAYENALAYTLKRKQFGRPIASFQLIQNHLVEMLSNLTAMQSLVFRLSELQDQGLLKDEHASLAKVFCSLRTRDIVSRAREVMGGNGILLEHNVARFVADAEAIYSYEGTKEINSLIVGRAITGFSAFV, via the coding sequence ATGGCAGGAACACTGGAAAAGATCCGGCAGGCCTACCGCCTGTTCAAATCCATCGACTTCGACCAATTGAACAAGCTCTCGAAGAAAGTAGATCTGCAGAAGGTAATGGAAGGGTTTTCCAAACTGGACGACAAGCAGTTGAAAGGTTTGATGAAGATGATGGAAGGCGGGAAGAAGGAAAAAGTGCTGCCGGAAATCAATGCTGATTTTTACGAATTGCATCTGCGCCTGAGCGATGAAGACCGTGCCCTTCAGCTGAAAGTCCGCGAATTCATGGAGCGCGAAATTGCGCCGATCGTTAATAATTACTGGCTGCACGACGAGTTCCCGCATGAGGTGATCCCGAAGTTCGCGGAGCTGAACGTTTGCGGCCTCACCTACCAGGGATACGGCTGCCCCGGCAAATCGTTCCTCATGGAAGGCATCATTGCCATGGAAATGGGAAGGGTGGATGCGAGCATCGCCACTTTCTTCGGTGTGCAGAGCGGCCTGGCCATGGGCTCCATTTACCTGTGCGGTTCGGAAGAACAGAAGCAGGAATGGCTCCCCGGCATGCAGCAGTTCAAGACCATCGGCGCGTTCGGCCTCACGGAACCTGAAGTGGGCTCCGGCGCGGCGGGAGGCCTCACCGTTACCGCGCAGCGCACGGCCGACGGATGGGTGCTCAACGGCCAGAAGAAATGGATCGGCAACGCCCCCTTCGCCGACGTTACCGTCATCTGGGCCAAAGACCTGGGCGACGGCGAAGTGAAAGGGTTCCTCGTGCGCAAGGGCACGCCCGGCTTCAACGTCGATAAGATCAAAGGCAAAATGGCCCTCCGCATCGTGCAAAACGGGCTCATCACCCTCGATAACTGCGTGGTGGAAGAAAAAGACCGCCTCCAAAACGCCAATTCCTTCAAAGATACCGCCCGCGTGCTCCAGATGACCCGCGCCGGCGTAGCCTGGATGGCCGTGGGCTGTGCCCGCGGCGCCTACGAGAACGCGCTCGCCTACACCCTGAAAAGGAAACAGTTTGGCCGGCCCATCGCTTCGTTCCAGCTCATCCAGAACCACCTCGTGGAAATGCTCAGCAACCTCACCGCCATGCAGTCGCTCGTATTCAGATTGTCGGAGTTGCAGGACCAGGGCTTGCTCAAAGACGAGCACGCCTCCCTCGCGAAAGTATTTTGTTCCCTCCGCACGCGCGACATCGTGAGCCGCGCCCGGGAAGTCATGGGCGGAAACGGCATACTGCTCGAACATAACGTGGCGCGCTTCGTGGCCGACGCGGAAGCGATCTATTCCTACGAAGGCACCAAGGAAATCAATTCCCTCATCGTAGGCCGCGCCATCACCGGTTTCAGCGCATTCGTATAG
- a CDS encoding OsmC family protein codes for MQYKMEKPVRGTIGEVKYRCVIEWRNGTFIADEPEKTGGQDTGPDPFTLFLSSLASCTLATLRMYIDRKGWDIPTITVNCNMAQRVSDGQLISVIDRDVYFHPDADAEQKERLLQIAKACPISKMLEGSLLIRTEINGGEAFSEEMILRSGE; via the coding sequence ATGCAGTACAAAATGGAAAAACCGGTGCGCGGCACCATCGGGGAAGTGAAATACCGCTGCGTGATCGAATGGCGGAACGGGACCTTCATCGCGGATGAACCCGAAAAAACGGGCGGGCAAGATACCGGCCCCGACCCTTTCACGCTTTTCCTTTCTTCACTTGCCTCCTGTACCCTGGCTACTTTGCGGATGTATATCGACCGCAAGGGGTGGGACATCCCTACCATCACCGTCAACTGTAACATGGCGCAACGCGTGAGCGACGGCCAGCTCATCTCCGTCATCGACCGCGACGTGTATTTCCATCCCGACGCTGATGCGGAACAAAAAGAAAGGCTCCTCCAGATCGCGAAGGCCTGCCCCATTTCGAAAATGCTGGAAGGTTCCCTCCTGATCCGGACAGAAATCAACGGGGGAGAAGCGTTTTCGGAGGAGATGATCCTGCGCAGCGGAGAATAA
- a CDS encoding amidohydrolase family protein yields MLRTYAFAGCLLCSAAAIAQQKMDFEKYDPVSTLKVPEHPLSRAKYPFVDVHNHQWNMGSASLGNLTSAMDKLNMRVMVNLSGGNGSGLKAMTDNIKASAPKRFLVFHNINFNGIGEEGWTAKAVAQLEQDVREGAGGLKVFKNLGLSVKDNKGNRVTVDDPRLDAIWAKCGELKIPVLIHTADPKPFWDPVDEHNERWLEIVTHPGRKRGPNDPAPWETLIAEQHRMFKKHPKTTFIDAHFGWYANDLAKLSRLMDEMPNIVVEFGAVIAELGRQPQMARAFFEKYQDRILFGKDSWVPEEYATYFRVLETADEYFPYHKKYHAFWRMYGLNLPDNILKKVYYKNALRILPKIDKTQFPE; encoded by the coding sequence ATGCTCAGAACTTATGCCTTCGCCGGTTGCCTCCTGTGCTCCGCCGCCGCCATCGCGCAGCAGAAAATGGATTTCGAAAAGTACGATCCCGTATCCACGCTGAAAGTACCCGAACATCCGTTGTCGCGCGCCAAATACCCTTTCGTCGACGTTCATAACCACCAATGGAACATGGGCTCCGCATCGCTCGGGAACCTGACCAGCGCCATGGATAAGCTCAATATGCGCGTGATGGTCAACCTCAGCGGTGGCAACGGCAGCGGGCTGAAAGCCATGACGGATAACATCAAAGCCAGCGCCCCGAAGCGTTTCCTCGTGTTCCACAACATTAATTTCAATGGGATCGGGGAGGAGGGATGGACGGCCAAAGCCGTGGCGCAACTGGAACAGGATGTGCGCGAAGGTGCGGGCGGACTGAAGGTTTTCAAGAACCTCGGCCTCAGCGTGAAAGATAATAAAGGCAACCGCGTGACGGTCGACGATCCCCGGCTGGACGCGATTTGGGCCAAATGCGGGGAGTTGAAAATTCCCGTGCTGATCCACACCGCCGATCCCAAACCCTTCTGGGACCCGGTAGACGAGCACAACGAGCGCTGGCTGGAAATCGTGACCCATCCCGGCCGCAAGCGCGGGCCCAACGATCCCGCGCCCTGGGAAACGCTCATCGCCGAGCAGCACCGGATGTTCAAAAAGCATCCCAAAACCACGTTCATCGACGCGCACTTCGGCTGGTACGCCAACGATCTGGCGAAGCTGTCCCGGTTGATGGACGAAATGCCAAATATCGTGGTGGAATTCGGGGCCGTGATCGCCGAACTGGGCCGTCAGCCCCAAATGGCGCGCGCGTTTTTCGAAAAGTACCAGGACAGGATCCTCTTCGGGAAAGATTCCTGGGTGCCGGAAGAATATGCCACCTATTTCCGCGTGCTGGAAACCGCGGACGAATATTTCCCCTATCACAAGAAATACCACGCGTTCTGGCGCATGTACGGCCTCAACCTGCCGGACAATATCCTCAAAAAGGTATACTACAAAAACGCCCTCCGCATCCTGCCCAAAATCGATAAAACTCAATTCCCGGAATAA
- a CDS encoding glycoside hydrolase family 130 protein produces MKIPRFLAVLWLLLSLQPAIAQHRLPGWAMGGFVRPEGVNPVISPDSLVKFWCPMRGDSVAWESNDTFNPAAAVKDGRIVLLYRAEDKSGVGIGFRTSRLGHAESSDGITFDRMRTPVLFPGPDSQQVNEYPGGCEDPRVAVTPDGLYVMLYTQWNRKVARLGVATSRDLVHWQKHGPAFAKAFNGKFVERWSKSASLVTEVADGKQVISKINGRYFMYWGENGVYGAWSDNLTDWEPVVDTVGELKAFIRPRNGYFDSDLTECGPPAIKTASGILLLYNGKNKSGPNRDPRFNANAYCAGQVLFDAADPTRPIARLDVPFLRPMAPFEKSGQYRDGTVFIEGMAFLGGKWYLYYGCADSRVGVAIYDPAQPGVADPVPEAPGSPLVIFGLQNPL; encoded by the coding sequence ATGAAAATTCCACGTTTCCTGGCGGTGCTATGGCTGTTGCTCAGCCTGCAGCCCGCCATCGCGCAACATCGCCTTCCCGGATGGGCCATGGGAGGGTTCGTCAGGCCCGAAGGCGTCAATCCCGTCATTTCCCCCGACAGTCTTGTAAAATTCTGGTGCCCCATGCGCGGCGATTCCGTGGCCTGGGAATCCAACGACACGTTCAACCCCGCAGCGGCGGTGAAAGACGGGCGCATCGTACTGCTGTACCGTGCCGAAGACAAATCGGGCGTGGGCATCGGTTTCCGCACTTCCCGCCTCGGGCATGCCGAAAGCAGCGACGGGATTACTTTTGACAGGATGCGCACACCCGTGCTTTTTCCCGGGCCGGATAGCCAGCAGGTGAACGAATACCCCGGCGGATGCGAAGACCCGCGCGTGGCCGTAACGCCCGACGGGCTTTACGTGATGCTCTACACCCAATGGAACCGCAAGGTCGCGCGGCTGGGCGTGGCTACTTCCCGGGACCTGGTGCACTGGCAAAAGCACGGGCCCGCTTTCGCGAAGGCTTTCAACGGTAAATTCGTGGAACGGTGGAGCAAATCCGCTTCGCTGGTGACGGAGGTCGCAGACGGTAAACAGGTGATCTCGAAGATCAACGGCCGATATTTCATGTATTGGGGCGAAAACGGGGTGTACGGGGCCTGGTCGGATAACCTGACCGACTGGGAGCCCGTGGTGGATACGGTGGGCGAGCTGAAGGCGTTTATCCGTCCACGTAACGGTTATTTCGACAGCGATCTCACGGAATGCGGTCCTCCGGCCATCAAAACCGCGTCCGGCATCCTGTTGCTGTATAACGGGAAGAACAAGTCCGGCCCGAACCGCGATCCCCGTTTCAACGCCAATGCCTATTGCGCGGGCCAGGTGCTTTTCGACGCGGCCGACCCGACCAGGCCCATCGCCCGGCTGGACGTGCCGTTCCTCCGGCCCATGGCGCCTTTCGAGAAAAGCGGTCAGTATCGAGATGGAACGGTGTTCATCGAAGGGATGGCTTTCCTCGGCGGGAAGTGGTACCTGTATTACGGATGCGCCGATTCCCGGGTGGGCGTCGCCATTTATGATCCCGCGCAGCCGGGCGTGGCAGACCCCGTGCCGGAAGCGCCGGGATCGCCGCTCGTCATTTTCGGCTTGCAGAATCCCCTGTAA